In Eschrichtius robustus isolate mEscRob2 chromosome 2, mEscRob2.pri, whole genome shotgun sequence, a single window of DNA contains:
- the PURA gene encoding transcriptional activator protein Pur-alpha, translating into MADRDSGSEQGGAALGSGGSLGHPGSGSGSGGGGGGGGGGGGGSGGGGGGAPGGLQHETQELASKRVDIQNKRFYLDVKQNAKGRFLKIAEVGAGGNKSRLTLSMSVAVEFRDYLGDFIEHYAQLGPSQPPDLAQAQDEPRRALKSEFLVRENRKYYMDLKENQRGRFLRIRQTVNRGPGLGSTQGQTIALPAQGLIEFRDALAKLIDDYGVEEEPAELPEGTSLTVDNKRFFFDVGSNKYGVFMRVSEVKPTYRNSITVPYKVWAKFGHTFCKYSEEMKKIQEKQREKRAACEQLHQQQQQQQEETAAATLLLQGEEEGEED; encoded by the coding sequence ATGGCGGACCGAGACAGCGGCAGCGAGCAGGGTGGTGCGGCGCTGGGCTCGGGCGGCTCCCTGGGGCACCcgggctcgggctcgggctccGGCGGGGGCGGTggtggcggcgggggcggcggcggcggcagtggcggcggcggcggcggggccccgGGGGGGCTGCAGCACGAGACGCAGGAGCTGGCCTCCAAGCGGGTGGACATCCAGAACAAGCGCTTCTACCTGGACGTGAAGCAGAACGCCAAGGGCCGCTTCCTGAAGATCGCTGAGGTGGGCGCGGGCGGCAACAAGAGCCGCCTCACTCTCTCCATGTCAGTGGCCGTGGAGTTCCGCGACTACCTGGGCGACTTCATCGAGCACTACGCGCAGCTGGGCCCCAGCCAGCCGCCCGACCTGGCCCAGGCGCAGGACGAGCCGCGCCGGGCGCTCAAGAGCGAGTTCCTGGTGCGCGAGAACCGCAAGTACTACATGGATCTCAAGGAGAACCAGCGCGGCCGCTTCCTGCGCATCCGCCAGACGGTCAACCGGGGGCCCGGCCTGGGCTCCACGCAGGGCCAGACCATTGCACTGCCCGCACAGGGGCTCATCGAGTTCCGCGACGCTCTGGCCAAGCTCATCGACGACTACGGAGTGGAGGAGGAGCCGGCCGAGCTGCCCGAGGGCACCTCCTTGACTGTGGACAACAAGCGCTTCTTCTTCGATGTGGGCTCCAACAAGTACGGCGTGTTTATGCGAGTGAGCGAGGTGAAGCCCACCTACCGCAACTCCATCACCGTGCCCTACAAGGTGTGGGCCAAGTTCGGACACACCTTCTGCAAGTACTCGGAGGAGATGAAGAAGATTCaagagaagcagagggagaagCGAGCTGCCTGTGAGCAGctccaccagcagcagcagcagcagcaggaggagaCCGCCGCTGCCACCCTGCTACTGCAGGgtgaggaagaaggggaagaagattGA